In Massilia antarctica, the following are encoded in one genomic region:
- a CDS encoding alpha/beta hydrolase, with protein sequence MLIRTLVNAALKRTIRHLWDELPTVAVMRKTYTNADRLGAIGRKRVAVALDEVGGVGVEWIGPRHLAREGVLVHLHGGGFAMRPTLTERRFGGWLARKLGRPVLLVPYRLAPEYPFPAGLDDCCAVYAGLLAAGVPATRIVVTGHSAGANLALATLMRARRAGLPQPGGAILMSAPLDLTAASPSAATNAAKDCMMGPNAWPWTWKVYLGATSPDHPDASPLLGDWTGLTPIHLHVSSQEILLDDSRRAAEHASASDGMARRAAQFLLH encoded by the coding sequence ATGCTCATCCGAACCCTGGTTAACGCCGCGCTGAAGCGCACGATACGACACCTGTGGGATGAGCTGCCCACCGTCGCCGTCATGCGCAAGACCTACACGAACGCCGACCGTCTCGGTGCGATCGGCCGCAAGCGCGTGGCCGTGGCGTTGGATGAGGTCGGCGGCGTGGGCGTGGAATGGATCGGGCCGCGGCACCTGGCGCGTGAAGGCGTGCTCGTCCACCTGCACGGCGGCGGCTTCGCGATGCGCCCAACGCTGACCGAGCGGCGCTTCGGCGGGTGGCTGGCGCGCAAGCTGGGCCGGCCGGTCCTGCTCGTACCCTACCGCCTCGCCCCCGAGTACCCGTTCCCGGCCGGGCTCGACGATTGCTGCGCCGTGTATGCCGGCTTGCTGGCCGCTGGCGTTCCCGCAACCAGGATCGTCGTCACCGGCCACTCGGCCGGCGCCAACCTGGCGCTGGCCACGCTGATGCGCGCGCGCCGCGCCGGCCTGCCGCAGCCGGGCGGTGCGATCCTGATGTCCGCGCCGCTCGACCTGACGGCCGCAAGTCCGTCCGCCGCGACCAATGCGGCCAAGGATTGCATGATGGGACCGAACGCCTGGCCGTGGACGTGGAAGGTCTATCTCGGCGCTACGTCGCCCGACCATCCGGACGCCTCGCCGCTGCTGGGCGACTGGACGGGTCTGACCCCGATCCACCTGCACGTCTCGAGCCAGGAAATCCTGCTTGACGACAGCCGGCGCGCCGCCGAACACGCCAGTGCGTCTGACGGTATGGCGCGACGTGCCGCACAGTTTTTACTTCATTGA